One part of the Lotus japonicus ecotype B-129 chromosome 2, LjGifu_v1.2 genome encodes these proteins:
- the LOC130740281 gene encoding probable LRR receptor-like serine/threonine-protein kinase At3g47570 isoform X1 yields the protein MKHFSFLFPMFWYTYLLHLLLFIHLLCFDSNRTSAFALENHTDHLALLKFKESISKDPFGILVSWNSSTHFCHWHGITCSPMHQRVTELNLTGYDLHGSISPHVGNLSSLRNLNLGNNKFLGKIPQELGQLLQLQKLFLTNNSLVGEIPSNLTRCSYLKGLDLYGNNLTGKIPVGIGSLQKLQLLNVGKNSLTGGVPPFLGNLSSLTALSVAYNNLVGDVPKEICRLRKLKIIVLEVNKLSGTFPSCLYNMSSLTVIAAAMNLFNGSLPPNMFHSLLNLQFFAISRNQLSGPIPTSVANASTLTVFDIFLNNFSGQVPSLGKLKDLWFLQLSINNLGDNSTNDLDFLKSLTNCSKLQILNIAGNNFGGSLPNFLGSLSAQLSRLYLGGNHISGKIPSELGNLTNLTLLTMEYNHFEGLIPTTFGKFQKIQVLDLSGNQLSGNIPAFIGNLSHLYYLSLAQNMLGGPIPPTIGNCQKLQSLDLSQNNLKGTIPSEVSSLSSLINLLDLSQNSLSGSLPSEMAKLKYIEKINVSENHLSGGIPASIGDCIRLEYLYLQGNSFHGIIPSSLASLKDLQGVDLSRNRLSGSIPKGLQNIVFLEYFNVSFNNLEGEVPTEGVFGNASAAVVTGNNYLCGGISKLHLPTCPVKGNKHAKHHNFRLIAVIVSGVAFILILLFILSIYWMRKRNMKPSSHSPTTDQLPIVSYQNLHNGTEGFSARYLIGSGNFGSVYKGTLESEDRVVAIKVLNLEKKGAHKSFIAECNALKNIRHRNLVKIVTCCSSTDHKGQEFKALVFEYLKNGSLEQWLHPVTGSGERPGTLDLDQRLNIIIDVACALHYLHDECGHLVLHCDLKPGNVLLDDDMVAHVSDFGIARIISTINGTSHKQTSTIGVKGTVGYAPPEYGMGSEVSTHGDMYSFGILVLEMLTGRRPTDEMFEDGQNLHKFVEISFPDNLSQILDPSLAPTDVEAAIEDTSVEKCLASLFRIGLACSLESPKERMSIVDVTRELNMIKKAFHDAKNL from the exons ATGAAgcatttttctttcttgtttcctaTGTTTTGGTATACATACCTTCTTCACCTGCTTCTCTTTATTCATTTATTGTGTTTTGACTCAAACAGAACGAGTGCCTTTGCATTGGAAAACCACACTGACCATTTGGCATTGCTCAAATTCAAGGAATCAATATCCAAAGATCCATTTGGAATCTTGGTTTCTTGGAATAGTTCAACACACTTCTGCCACTGGCATGGAATCACATGCAGCCCCATGCATCAAAGAGTTACAGAGTTGAACCTAACAGGGTATGATTTGCATGGATCCATATCTCCCCATGTTGGCAATCTCTCTTCTCTGAGAAACCTCAACCTTGGAAACAACAAGTTCTTAGGAAAAATCCCACAGGAGCTGGGTCAGTTGCTGCAATTGCAGAAGCTCTTTCTCACCAATAACTCCTTGGTAGGTGAAATCCCTTCAAACTTGACAAGATGCTCTTATCTCAAAGGCTTAGATTTGTATGGCAATAATCTGACTGGCAAAATACCTGTTGGAATTGGCTCTCTTCAGAAGCTTCAACTGTTAAACGTTGGAAAAAACAGTTTAACAGGAGGAGTTCCACCATTCCTAGGGAATCTTTCATCCCTAACTGCTCTCTCAGTGGCTTATAATAACTTGGTGGGAGATGTTCCAAAAGAAATATGTCGCCTCAGAAAGTTGAAAATAATAGTACTGGAGGTCAACAAATTGTCTGGTACATTTCCTTCTTGTCTTTACAATATGTCATCTCTTACTGTGATTGCAGCTGCAATGAATCTCTTCAATGGCTCTCTTCCACCCAATATGTTCCACAGCCTACTCAATCTCCAGTTTTTTGCAATTAGTAGGAATCAACTCTCAGGTCCAATTCCCACTTCCGTTGCAAATGCTTCTACTCTTACAGTATTTGATATCTTTCTGAACAATTTCTCAGGACAAGTTCCAAGTCTAGGTAAGCTAAAAGATCTTTGGTTCCTACAATTGTCTATAAACAATCTAGGTGACAATTCAACTAATGATTTAGATTTTCTAAAATCATTGACAAATTGTAGCAAATTGCAAATATTAAATATAGCAGGGAATAATTTTGGGGGTAGTTTACCAAATTTCTTGGGGAGTTTGTCAGCCCAACTCAGTCGGCTATACCTTGGGGGCAATCATATATCAGGAAAAATCCCTTCGGAATTAGGAAATCTAACAAACTTAACTCTTTTGACAATGGAATATAACCATTTTGAAGGGCTTATTCCAACTACTTTTGGGAAGTTTCAGAAGATACAAGTATTAGACTTGAGTGGAAACCAGTTGTCAGGAAATATTCCAGCCTTCATAGGCAACCTCAGTCACTTGTATTATTTGAGTTTAGCACAAAATATGTTAGGAGGACCTATCCCACCCACAATTGGAAACTGCCAAAAGTTACAATCCCTGGACCTTTCGCAGAATAACCTTAAAGGAACCATACCTTCAGAGGTTTCTAGCCTTTCCTCATTAATAAACTTACTGGACTTGTCACAAAACTCACTGAGTGGAAGTCTACCTAGTGAAATGGCCAAGTTAAAATACATAGAGAAGATAAATGTCTCAGAAAATCATCTGTCTGGTGGCATTCCCGCATCCATTGGAGATTGCATAAGGTTGGAGTACCTTTATTTACAAGGGAATTCCTTCCATGGAATCATACCGTCCTCTTTGGCTTCTCTCAAAGATCTTCAAGGAGTGGACCTATCACGGAACCGCTTGTCTGGATCAATTCCTAAAGGTTTGCAGAATATTGTTTTCCTAGAATACTTCAATGTGTCTTTCAACAACTTGGAAGGAGAGGTACCAACTGAAGGTGTCTTTGGAAATGCAAGTGCGGCGGTGGTAACTGGAAACAATTACCTTTGTGGAGGTATTTCAAAGCTGCATTTACCGACATGCCCTGTCAAAGGTAACAAACATGCAAAACACCATAATTTCAGGTTGATAGCAGTGATAGTTAGTGGGGTTGCTTTCATTCTCATACTGCTATTTATTCTATCTATCTACTGGATGAGAAAAAGAAACATGAAACCATCATCTCATTCACCAACAACTGATCAACTGCCTATTGTTTCTTATCAAAACCTACACAACGGAACTGAAGGGTTCTCAGCTAGATATCTGATTGGATCTGGAAATTTTGGGTCTGTCTACAAAGGAACTCTAGAGTCAGAAGATAGAGTTGTCGCCATAAAGGTCCTAAATCTTGAAAAGAAGGGAGCTCACAAGAGTTTCATTGCTGAATGTAATGCTCTTAAAAATATAAGACATCGAAATCTGGTTAAGATTGTAACATGTTGTTCCAGTACAGACCACAAAGGACAAGAATTTAAAGCTCTAGTTTTTGAATACCTGAAAAATGGAAGCTTAGAACAGTGGTTACATCCAGTGACAGGAAGTGGAGAGCGTCCAGGAACACTGGACCTTGATCAAAGGCTAAATATCATCATTGATGTTGCTTGTGCATTACATTACCTTCATGACGAATGCGGGCATTTGGTCCTCCATTGTGATTTAAAGCCGGGCAATGTTCTTCTTGATGATGACATGGTTGCTCATGTGAGTGATTTTGGCATAGCAAGAATTATATCAACCATCAATGGTACCTCTCATAAGCAAACTAGTACTATCGGAGTAAAGGGGACCGTTGGCTATGCTCCTCCAG AGTACGGAATGGGCTCTGAAGTGTCCACACATGGCGACATGTATAGCTTCGGGATTCTTGTGTTGGAAATGCTTACCGGAAGAAGGCCCACAGATGAAATGTTCGAAGACGGTCAAAATCTGCACAAGTTTGTTGAAATTTCATTTCCTGATAATTTGTCACAGATTCTGGACCCATCTCTTGCACCTACAGATGTAGAAGCAGCAATTGAAGACACATCAGTTGAGAAATGCTTAGCATCACTGTTTAGGATTGGACTAGCTTGTTCACTGGAATCACCAAAAGAAAGAATGAGTA
- the LOC130740281 gene encoding receptor kinase-like protein Xa21 isoform X2: protein MKHFSFLFPMFWYTYLLHLLLFIHLLCFDSNRTSAFALENHTDHLALLKFKESISKDPFGILVSWNSSTHFCHWHGITCSPMHQRVTELNLTGYDLHGSISPHVGNLSSLRNLNLGNNKFLGKIPQELGQLLQLQKLFLTNNSLVGEIPSNLTRCSYLKGLDLYGNNLTGKIPVGIGSLQKLQLLNVGKNSLTGGVPPFLGNLSSLTALSVAYNNLVGDVPKEICRLRKLKIIVLEVNKLSGTFPSCLYNMSSLTVIAAAMNLFNGSLPPNMFHSLLNLQFFAISRNQLSGPIPTSVANASTLTVFDIFLNNFSGQVPSLGKLKDLWFLQLSINNLGDNSTNDLDFLKSLTNCSKLQILNIAGNNFGGSLPNFLGSLSAQLSRLYLGGNHISGKIPSELGNLTNLTLLTMEYNHFEGLIPTTFGKFQKIQVLDLSGNQLSGNIPAFIGNLSHLYYLSLAQNMLGGPIPPTIGNCQKLQSLDLSQNNLKGTIPSEVSSLSSLINLLDLSQNSLSGSLPSEMAKLKYIEKINVSENHLSGGIPASIGDCIRLEYLYLQGNSFHGIIPSSLASLKDLQGVDLSRNRLSGSIPKGLQNIVFLEYFNVSFNNLEGEVPTEGVFGNASAAVVTGNNYLCGGISKLHLPTCPVKGFSARYLIGSGNFGSVYKGTLESEDRVVAIKVLNLEKKGAHKSFIAECNALKNIRHRNLVKIVTCCSSTDHKGQEFKALVFEYLKNGSLEQWLHPVTGSGERPGTLDLDQRLNIIIDVACALHYLHDECGHLVLHCDLKPGNVLLDDDMVAHVSDFGIARIISTINGTSHKQTSTIGVKGTVGYAPPEYGMGSEVSTHGDMYSFGILVLEMLTGRRPTDEMFEDGQNLHKFVEISFPDNLSQILDPSLAPTDVEAAIEDTSVEKCLASLFRIGLACSLESPKERMSIVDVTRELNMIKKAFHDAKNL, encoded by the exons ATGAAgcatttttctttcttgtttcctaTGTTTTGGTATACATACCTTCTTCACCTGCTTCTCTTTATTCATTTATTGTGTTTTGACTCAAACAGAACGAGTGCCTTTGCATTGGAAAACCACACTGACCATTTGGCATTGCTCAAATTCAAGGAATCAATATCCAAAGATCCATTTGGAATCTTGGTTTCTTGGAATAGTTCAACACACTTCTGCCACTGGCATGGAATCACATGCAGCCCCATGCATCAAAGAGTTACAGAGTTGAACCTAACAGGGTATGATTTGCATGGATCCATATCTCCCCATGTTGGCAATCTCTCTTCTCTGAGAAACCTCAACCTTGGAAACAACAAGTTCTTAGGAAAAATCCCACAGGAGCTGGGTCAGTTGCTGCAATTGCAGAAGCTCTTTCTCACCAATAACTCCTTGGTAGGTGAAATCCCTTCAAACTTGACAAGATGCTCTTATCTCAAAGGCTTAGATTTGTATGGCAATAATCTGACTGGCAAAATACCTGTTGGAATTGGCTCTCTTCAGAAGCTTCAACTGTTAAACGTTGGAAAAAACAGTTTAACAGGAGGAGTTCCACCATTCCTAGGGAATCTTTCATCCCTAACTGCTCTCTCAGTGGCTTATAATAACTTGGTGGGAGATGTTCCAAAAGAAATATGTCGCCTCAGAAAGTTGAAAATAATAGTACTGGAGGTCAACAAATTGTCTGGTACATTTCCTTCTTGTCTTTACAATATGTCATCTCTTACTGTGATTGCAGCTGCAATGAATCTCTTCAATGGCTCTCTTCCACCCAATATGTTCCACAGCCTACTCAATCTCCAGTTTTTTGCAATTAGTAGGAATCAACTCTCAGGTCCAATTCCCACTTCCGTTGCAAATGCTTCTACTCTTACAGTATTTGATATCTTTCTGAACAATTTCTCAGGACAAGTTCCAAGTCTAGGTAAGCTAAAAGATCTTTGGTTCCTACAATTGTCTATAAACAATCTAGGTGACAATTCAACTAATGATTTAGATTTTCTAAAATCATTGACAAATTGTAGCAAATTGCAAATATTAAATATAGCAGGGAATAATTTTGGGGGTAGTTTACCAAATTTCTTGGGGAGTTTGTCAGCCCAACTCAGTCGGCTATACCTTGGGGGCAATCATATATCAGGAAAAATCCCTTCGGAATTAGGAAATCTAACAAACTTAACTCTTTTGACAATGGAATATAACCATTTTGAAGGGCTTATTCCAACTACTTTTGGGAAGTTTCAGAAGATACAAGTATTAGACTTGAGTGGAAACCAGTTGTCAGGAAATATTCCAGCCTTCATAGGCAACCTCAGTCACTTGTATTATTTGAGTTTAGCACAAAATATGTTAGGAGGACCTATCCCACCCACAATTGGAAACTGCCAAAAGTTACAATCCCTGGACCTTTCGCAGAATAACCTTAAAGGAACCATACCTTCAGAGGTTTCTAGCCTTTCCTCATTAATAAACTTACTGGACTTGTCACAAAACTCACTGAGTGGAAGTCTACCTAGTGAAATGGCCAAGTTAAAATACATAGAGAAGATAAATGTCTCAGAAAATCATCTGTCTGGTGGCATTCCCGCATCCATTGGAGATTGCATAAGGTTGGAGTACCTTTATTTACAAGGGAATTCCTTCCATGGAATCATACCGTCCTCTTTGGCTTCTCTCAAAGATCTTCAAGGAGTGGACCTATCACGGAACCGCTTGTCTGGATCAATTCCTAAAGGTTTGCAGAATATTGTTTTCCTAGAATACTTCAATGTGTCTTTCAACAACTTGGAAGGAGAGGTACCAACTGAAGGTGTCTTTGGAAATGCAAGTGCGGCGGTGGTAACTGGAAACAATTACCTTTGTGGAGGTATTTCAAAGCTGCATTTACCGACATGCCCTGTCAAAG GGTTCTCAGCTAGATATCTGATTGGATCTGGAAATTTTGGGTCTGTCTACAAAGGAACTCTAGAGTCAGAAGATAGAGTTGTCGCCATAAAGGTCCTAAATCTTGAAAAGAAGGGAGCTCACAAGAGTTTCATTGCTGAATGTAATGCTCTTAAAAATATAAGACATCGAAATCTGGTTAAGATTGTAACATGTTGTTCCAGTACAGACCACAAAGGACAAGAATTTAAAGCTCTAGTTTTTGAATACCTGAAAAATGGAAGCTTAGAACAGTGGTTACATCCAGTGACAGGAAGTGGAGAGCGTCCAGGAACACTGGACCTTGATCAAAGGCTAAATATCATCATTGATGTTGCTTGTGCATTACATTACCTTCATGACGAATGCGGGCATTTGGTCCTCCATTGTGATTTAAAGCCGGGCAATGTTCTTCTTGATGATGACATGGTTGCTCATGTGAGTGATTTTGGCATAGCAAGAATTATATCAACCATCAATGGTACCTCTCATAAGCAAACTAGTACTATCGGAGTAAAGGGGACCGTTGGCTATGCTCCTCCAG AGTACGGAATGGGCTCTGAAGTGTCCACACATGGCGACATGTATAGCTTCGGGATTCTTGTGTTGGAAATGCTTACCGGAAGAAGGCCCACAGATGAAATGTTCGAAGACGGTCAAAATCTGCACAAGTTTGTTGAAATTTCATTTCCTGATAATTTGTCACAGATTCTGGACCCATCTCTTGCACCTACAGATGTAGAAGCAGCAATTGAAGACACATCAGTTGAGAAATGCTTAGCATCACTGTTTAGGATTGGACTAGCTTGTTCACTGGAATCACCAAAAGAAAGAATGAGTA
- the LOC130737124 gene encoding putative receptor-like protein kinase At3g47110, whose translation MFATFLYLLFIFNFGSKATASTSRYRTDLFALLKFKESISSDPSGILESWNSSTHFCKWHGITCNFKHRRVTELNLTGYQLHGSLSPHLGNLSFLRNLDLTSNNLYGNIPQELGWLSQLQQLSLTNNTFAGEIPTNLTTCFDLLGLQLSGNVLVGKIPNEIGSLRKLQVLSVSRNNLTGGVPPFIGNISSLTYLSLNYNNLEGNIPQEICRLRYLTFLLVSVNKLSGTFPSCLYNMSSLTIISAAVNEFYGSLPPNMFHTLPNIQAFAIGENQISGPIPTSVSNASSLALLDITLNRFTGQVPSLGKLQEIWFLSLSSNDLGDNSTNDLFFLESLTNFSKLQILSISYNNFGGPLPNFVGNLSTQLSQLYLEGNDILGKIPMELGNLINLIVLTMEFNHFEGTIPVAFGTFKKMQMLDLGGNKLSRDIPASIGNLTQLFHLGLGQNNLQGNTPRSIGKCQKLQYLDLSENNLKGTIPVEVFSLSSLTNLLDLSHNSLSGNLPSEVGWLKHIQNIIVSENHRVGDIPATIGDCMSLEYLYLKL comes from the coding sequence ATGTTTGCTACGTTTTTATATCTTCTCTTTATTTTCAACTTTGGCTCAAAAGCAACTGCCTCTACTTCCAGATACCGTACGGATCTTTTTGCACTGCTTAAATTCAAGGAATCAATATCCAGTGATCCATCTGGAATCCTAGAATCTTGGAATAGTTCAACCCATTTCTGCAAGTGGCATGGAATCACATGCAACTTCAAGCACCGAAGAGTAACAGAGTTGAACTTAACAGGATATCAGTTGCACGGATCATTGTCTCCTCATCTTGGCAATCTCTCTTTTTTGAGAAATCTCGACCTCACAAGCAACAACTTGTATGGGAATATCCCACAAGAACTCGGTTGGTTGTCACAGTTGCAGCAACTCTCCCTCACCAATAACACCTTTGCAGGGGAGATTCCTACAAATTTAACAACCTGCTTTGATCTCTTAGGCTTACAACTATCTGGAAATGTTCTGGTTGGCAAGATACCAAATGAAATTGGCTCTCTTCGGAAGCTTCAAGTATTGTCAGTTTCTAGAAACAATTTAACTGGCGGAGTCCCACCATTCATAGGGAATATTTCATCCTTGACGTATCTCTCTCTGAATTATAATAACTTGGAGGGAAACATTCCACAAGAAATATGCCGCCTCAGGTACTTGACATTTCTCCTTGTGAGTGTGAACAAATTGTCAGGTACATTTCCTTCGTGTCTTTACAACATGTCATCTCTTACTATAATCTCAGCTGCAGTCAATGAATTTTATGGCTCTCTTCCGCCCAACATGTTCCACACCCTCCCTAACATCCAAGCTTTTGCAATTGGCGAGAATCAAATCTCAGGTCCAATCCCCACTTCTGTTTCAAATGCTTCATCCCTCGCACTACTTGATATCACTCTAAACAGGTTCACCGGACAAGTTCCAAGTCTAGGGAAGCTACAAGAAATTTGGTTCCTAAGTTTGTCTTCTAATGATCTAGGTGACAATTCAACTAacgatttattttttttggaatcACTGACAAATTTTAGTAAGTTGCAAATTCTATCTATATCCTACAACAATTTTGGAGGTCCTCTGCCAAATTTTGTGGGCAATTTATCCACCCAACTCAGTCAACTATATCTTGAGGGTAATGACATATTAGGAAAAATTCCTATGGAATTAGGTAATCTAATTAACCTAATAGTTCTGACCATGGAATTTAACCACTTTGAAGGGACTATTCCGGTTGCTTTTGGGACGTTTAAGAAAATGCAAATGTTAGACTTGGGAGGAAACAAGTTGTCAAGAGATATACCGGCCTCCATTGGAAACCTCACTCAGTTGTTTCATTTGGGTTTAGGACAAAATAATTTACAAGGAAATACTCCTCGTAGTATAGGAAAATGTCAAAAGTTACAATACCTAGACCTTTCAGAAAACAACCTCAAAGGAACCATACCGGTGGAGGTTTTTAGTCTTTCCTCATTAACAAACTTACTGGACCTGTCACATAACTCACTAAGTGGCAATCTACCTAGTGAAGTGGGGTGGCTAAAACATATTCAAAACATAATTGTCTCAGAAAATCATCGGGTTGGTGACATTCCTGCAACCATTGGAGATTGCATGAGCTTGGAGTACCTTTATTTAAAGCTATAG